One segment of Triticum aestivum cultivar Chinese Spring chromosome 2A, IWGSC CS RefSeq v2.1, whole genome shotgun sequence DNA contains the following:
- the LOC123186023 gene encoding transcription factor MYB41-like, translating into MGRSPCCCHDVGVKKGPWTEEEDKTLVEHIQKRGGHVGSWRGLPKAAGLNRCCKSCRLRWTNYLRPDIKRGNFSDDEERLIITLHAGHGNKWATIATHLEGRTDNEIKNHWNTHIRKKLLRMGVDPVTHQQLPPDHQLDGSSAALLPEALLWAAAAATLGGLDIGTLRQAQLLQHLLQAGSNNDATNLVANLMAASNVGLNSSNSIVPNILLQDKFNMLPGTNYLQPGYLCNTSNFAEQDVVQQQLINAMSPGTSSFAAAEPADQLCNTAAFTARDIAPGIDMLPVQEFAGLMEPMEQLPNLCSLESDSFWKELLEDGYRL; encoded by the exons ATGGGGAGGTCGCCGTGCTGCTGCCACGACGTGGGCGTCAAGAAGGGGCCGTGGACGGAGGAGGAGGACAAGACGCTGGTGGAGCACATCCAGAAGCGCGGCGGGCACGTCGGCAGCTGGCGCGGCCTGCCCAAGGCCGCCGGCCTCAACCGCTGCTGCAAGAGCTGCCGCCTCCGGTGGACCAACTACCTCCGCCCCGACATCAAGCGCGGCAACTTCTCCGACGACGAGGAGCGCCTCATTATCACCCTCCACGCCGGTCACGGCAACAA GTGGGCGACGATCGCGACGCACCTGGAGGGCCGGACGGACAACGAGATCAAGAACCACTGGAACACGCACATCCGCAAGAAGCTCCTACGCATGGGCGTCGACCCCGTCACCCACCAGCAGCTGCCACCCGACCACCAGCTCGACGGCTCCTCCGCCGCTCTCCTCCCCGAGGCGCTCCTCTGGGCAGCGGCGGCAGCGACCCTCGGCGGCCTGGACATCGGCACTCTCAGGCAAGCGCAGCTTCTGCAGCACCTCCTCCAGGCCGGCTCCAACAACGACGCAACTAACCTCGTAGCCAACTTGATGGCTGCATCAAATGTTGGGCTGAACTCAAGCAACAGCATAGTTCCAAACATCCTGCTCCAGGACAAGTTTAACATGCTGCCTGGTACGAACTATCTACAGCCGGGCTACCTCTGCAACACCTCCAATTTTGCAGAGCAAGACGTGGTGCAGCAGCAGCTGATCAATGCTATGTCTCCGGGAACGAGTTCCTTTGCAGCAGCTGAACCAGCTGATCAGCTCTGCAACACTGCTGCATTCACAGCGCGTGATATTGCACCGGGGATTGACATGCTGCCGGTGCAGGAGTTCGCCGGCTTGATGGAGCCCATGGAACAACTACCCAATCTATGCTCCCTAGAGAGCGATTCTTTCTGGAAGGAACTACTTGAGGACGGCTATCGTCTATAG